Part of the Lucilia cuprina isolate Lc7/37 chromosome 5, ASM2204524v1, whole genome shotgun sequence genome is shown below.
ctcCAACTAAAAcctttctttcctttttttgtttcttaatagATTAACAGCAATGCAAGCTTTCCGTAAAGTACTCAATGAAATCAGTGATTTGGCAGGACAACGGGAAGTGGTAGCGGAATCCCTgcaattacaaattttacaaggCATTTCACTGCTCTCCAAAACCCTAAGAGAAGAAAGAAAAGTAAGTTTTCTCTTTGTTTATATGTTATAGAAATcatattttactgtttttttctttaaagaaatgtcTTTCGAATGGCacatatttacaacaaaaccTCACCACACAATTGGCTTCATTGGAACGGGCCAAACGTAACTATGAAAAAGCCTATCGGGACTCCGAAAAAGCggtggaaaattataaaaaagccgATATGGATTTAAATCTAAGTCGAGCCGAAGTCGaacgttataaaaatataatgacaGCAAAAATTCAACAATCGGATGATGCGAAAAATGAATATGCCAATCAATTGCAAAAAACGAATAATTTACAGCAACAGCATTACAATGAACTATTGCCAGAGGTAAGAGACAGGGATTTTCaggtctagtttagttctagtttaggtctagtttagttctagttgagttctagttcagttctagtttagttctagttcagttctagttcagttctagttcagttctagttcagttctagttcagttctagttcagttctagttcagttctagttcggttcaagttcagttctagttcagttctagttcagttctagtttagttctagttcagttctagttcagttctagttcagttctagttcagttctagttcagttctagttcagttctagttcagttctagttcagttctagttcagttctagttcagttctagttcagttctagttcagttctagttcagttctagttcagttctagtccagttctagttcagttctagttcagttctagttcagttctagttcagttctagttcagttctagttcagttctagttcagttctagttcagttctagttcagttctagttcagttctagttcagttctagttcagttctagttcagttctagttcagttctagttcagttctagttcagttctagttcagttctagttcagttctagttcagttctagttcagttctagttcagttctagttcagttctagttcagttctagttcagttctagttcagttctagttcagttctagttcagttctagttcagttctagttcagttctagttcagttctagttcagttctagttcagttctggttcagttctagttcagttctagttcagttctagttcagttctagttcagttctagttcagttctagttcagttctagttcagttctagttcagttctagttcagttctagtttagttctagtttagttctagttcagttctagttcagttctagttcagttctagttcagttctagttcagttctagttcagttctagttcagttctagttcagttctagttcagttctagttcagttctagttcagttctagttcagttctagttcagttctagttcagttctagttcagttctagttcagttctagtttagttctagttcagttctagttcagttctagttcagttctagttcagttctagttcagttctagttcagttctagttcagttctagttcagttctagttcagttctagttcagttctagttcagttctagttcagttctagttcagttctagttcagttccagtccagttctagtccagttctagttcagttctagtccagttctagttcagttctagttcagttctagttcaggtctagttcagttctagttcagttccagtccagttctagtccagttctagttcagttcttgttcagttctagttcagttctagttcagttctagttcagttctagttcagttctagttcagttctagttcagttctagttcagttctagttcagttctagttcagttctagttcagttctagttcagttctagttcagttctagttcagttctagttcagttctagttcagttctagttcagttctagttcagttctagttcagttctagttcagttctagttcagttctagttcagttctagttcagttctagttcagttctagttcagttctagttcagttctagttcagttctagttcagttctagttcagttctagttcagttctagttcagttctagttcagttctagttcagttctagttcagttctagttcagttctagttcagttctagttcagttctagttcagttctagttcagttctagttcagttctagttcagttctagttcagttctagttcagttctagttcagttctagttcagttctagttcagttctagttcagttctagttcagttctagttcagttctagttcagttctagttcagttctagttcagttctagttcagttctagttcagttctagttcagttctagttcagttctagttcagttcaagttcagttctagtttagttctagttcagttctagttcagttctaggacATTTCTAGtgtagttttagtttattaatttctacattttcgtaaaattttcccATTTTCAACAGGTCTTCAATCGCCTACAAGAATTGGACGAAAAACGTACACGTGGCATACGAGAATTCATCATAGAATCTGCAAATGTAGAATCTAATGTTGCACCCATCATAGGCAGATGTTTAGAAGGTATTGTAAAAGCGGGCGAAGCGATAAATGAAAGAGAAGATTCTTATAAAGTTATAGAAAGGTAAGAAAATGAAATTAGTTTTACCccccaaaaaaaacttaataataaatttttattttttatagatatcaaTCTGGTTTTACACCACCACAAGATATTCCCTTCGAAGATTTATCGAAACAAGATACCCTTGATTCATCACAAGATTCCCACTATAATCATCCAATACAGTCGAGTCATTTAACCGTTAAGGGTACACTTAGTGCCAATAAACTAAAGAAACGTGtgggaatttttaatatatttggcAGTAATAAGGTAAGATTCGTTGGTTtatgaatttaatgaaaaataattgttttaaacaagGTAAACTTAAAAGGAATTAAAGATATTGTTAAGATTTCTTAATTTCTTTCGAGTaacctttttttaaagtttttgaaatgattttaatgttttctagTAGTTAGttaaatgtgtttgttttattattttatttttaatatttttttatttgaattacaaaatgtttgtgaatttattttagttttgtgaGAAATAAGTCTGCTTAAAACGATTTCCACTACATTCTCAAAATACTCATCAAgtcttctctttttttctttatttgtctctttttttcttttttttactcttaaaaaaccatttttattatcaaaaaaatattatttgtataattatCATTGAAAAAACGATgatttttgtcgaaaaatgCATAAACTATTGTTGCTCTCTCGATTTTGTGTCACatattctctctctctctctctttctacatatttgttttaaaacaaaaacaaccacatgaaccaataaataaacaaatgcattttttgcggatgaattaaatttttgttttacaattatcTTCTACTTCTACTGCTTTATAATTAATGTAAGTACAAAATGTCCTCCTAAGTAAGACCCTAGTGTGTGGTGTTATGTTATTGTCTCACATTTTTTCGTACCGTTCCTCCTCCTCTTCTCAtcctttattaataaaaaaaaacttggccATAATTCGAATATTTCTTAAATCGGgctttcattttcatttccttCCTTGTGTTTGTTTATAACTATTGATTgttaaacataatatttatttagttcctttcatcatcatcatattcTTTCATTAattatcattttctttttttaaacaaattgtcctTGTTTTCTTCGAAACAAATTTTCacataaacaagaaaaacatgTCTCATCCcatagaaattaattttgcaTCATTATTTGTTTTCGCCAAtctattacatatttataagcCTCATTATTTACTGACAGTTTCCTCTGAATGtatgaaagaacaaaaaataaactctttaaaaaaataattggtgtcttctaataaaaaaaaactaatcacAACTTTTCATTGACTTTTTTTGGTTCTGGAAGAAATTGTCTTGAAGAAACTGAAACTAAATGTCTTTAATTtcctaattttatgtttataatcttttgtgtgtatttctttcgaaactttaaaacatatttgcCAGTCtctttttactttaaatgtGTCATTCGATATTTAAGTTATGGCTTTATTTtagtattgttttattttaatattagtgCAACAAAGTTTTTGTGTCATTACTGTTTGTTTTTGGCTTCAGTTTACCAAATGTATTTGATTTATTGAGAAATATTTAGGTGATATTGATGGCTAGGTTAATAGGTCAgtgaaattagtttaaaaaatgactaaaaattaaaaattggctCATAATTGGAAAGCacaaagtgaactagaactgaacggaactagaactgaacggaactagaactgaacggaactagaactgaacaagaactgaactagaactgaactagaactgaactagaactgaactagaactgaactagaactgaactagaactgaactagaactgaactagaactgaactagaactgaactagaactgaactagaactgaactagaactgaactagaactgaactagaactgaactagaactgaactagaactgaactagaactgaactagaactgaactagaactgaactagaactgaactagaactgaactagaactgaactagaactgaactagaactgaactagaactgaactagaactgaactagaactgaactagaactgaactagaactgaactagaactgaactagaactgaactagaactgaactagaactgaactagaactgaactagaactgaactagaactgaactagaactgaactagaactgaactagaactgaactagaactgaactagaactgaactagaactgaactagaactgaactagaactgaactagaactgaactagaactgaactagaactgaactagaactgaactagaactgaactagaactgaactagaactgaactagaactgaactagaactgaactagaactgaactagaactgaactagaactgaactagaactgaactagaactgaactagaactgaactagaactgaactagaactgaactagaactgaactagaactgaactagaactgaactagaactgaactagaactgaactagaactgaactagaactgaactagaactgaactagaactgaactagaactgaactagaactgaactagaactgaactagaactgaactagaactgaactagaattgaactagaactgaactagaactgaactagaactgaactagaactgaactagaacttaactagaacttaactagaactgaactagaactgaactagaactgaactagaactgaactagaactgaactagaactgaactagaactgaactagaactgaactagaactgaactagaactgaactagaactgaactagaactgaactagaactgaactagaactgaactagaaatgaactagaactagaactgaactagaactgaactagaactgaactagaactgaactagaactgaacaagaactgagctagaactgaactagaactgaacttaaactgaactagaactgaactagaactaaactagaattgaactagaactgaactagaactgaactagaactgaactagaactgaactagaactgaactagaactgaactagaactgaactagaactgaactagaactgaactagaactgaactagaactgaactagaactgaactagaactgaactagaactgaactagaactgaactagaactgaactagaactgaactagaactgaactagaactgaactagaactgaactagaactgaactagaactaaactagaattaaactagaactgaactagaactgaactagaactgaactagaactgaactagaactgaactagaactgaactagaactgaactagaactgaactagaactgaactagaactgaactagaactgaactagaactgaactagaactgaactagagaactgaactagaaactgaactagaatgaactagaactgaactagaactgaactagaactgaactagaactgaactagaactgaactagaactgaactagaactgaacttgaactgaactagaactgaactagaactgaactagaactgaactagaactgaactagaactgaattagaactgaactagaactgaactagaactgaactagaactgaactagaactgaactagaactagaactgaactagaactgaactagaactgtactagaactgaactagaactgaactagaactgaactagaactgaactagaactgaactagaactgaactagaactgaactagaactgaactagaactgaactagaactgaactagaactgaactagaactgaactagaactgaactagaactgaactagaactgaactagaactgaactagaactgaactagaactgaactagaactgaactagaactgaactagaactgaactagaaatgaactagaaatgaactagaaatgaactagaaatgaactagaactgaactagaactgaactagaactgaactagaactgaactaaaactgaactagaattgaactagaactgaactagaattgaactagaactgaactagagctgaattagaactgaactaaaactgaactagaactgaacaagaactgaataagaactgaactagaactaaactacaaccgaactacaactgaactacaactgaactagaaccgaagtacaactgaactagaactaaactagaactaaactagaactaaactagaactgaactagaactgagctagaactcaattagaactgaactagaactgaactagaactgaacttgaactgaactagaactgaactagaactgaactagaactgaactagaactggactagaactaaactagaactcaattagaactgaactagaaataaactagaacttatAACAGGACTACAATTATACTGAGATGAAACTTCTGAGAAATATTCCTAACAAAAAGATGATTAGATTGAAATGGGTTTAAATTGATGTTTACCATTCTCTTTctaaatagttatttatttcatgttttttgcagtcttcatagattttttttaattatttttagttaatttattaagctttttaacttattttatctgctttattgtaaaaaattattattcattaattatttctcattatatttaaacacaaacattttctttagtatttaaaactgctttttattcattactttttagttttctcattaaaacaaaaaaatacaattaactaataattttaaatcatcTAATCTACTCTACTCTCGACTACACAACTCATCAACTTTCTCATTAAAAAtcatcaacaaaaatataaacaaaaaaaatcacaatttacACTACACTCTTccaatgttacaaaaaaaattggtggatttattttgaaaatttgtttaattttaaaattttcttaaaaaaaatttttttgaaactttgttttctaaaaaaaaaaaatgtgatacaatttcaaaaattcttctCTGTAACAGCAACAGAAGATTATTGAAGCCTGTATCACTATGAAGGTatgaatataaatgaaattatgttttttttaaaacgaGAATAactaattaaagtaaattaaataaataaccaaAGAATGTTGATTTAATTTATAagattaagtttaatatttaagtaaattttgtattagtataaatatgaaaatatatattggaagtaaatctttaaaattaacacTACTACTctgtatatatagaaaaatctgtCTAAATCTgttactctctctctctaacacttttcactttttaatcactttctcaCTACCAACTCTACAATCTCTATCACCTTTTCAAATATCGTTACAGTTTTGAAGTATTGTTGTATCAAAACTATTTCACTAGATTCacgaagtttttttaattaatttaggaAAAtcactataaattaaaaaataaattgaaataaaatgtttttagttagaagaattagttttaaacaaattttataattttaaaattattttaagttttgttttttattggcCTGGCAAATGTTGTTTTGCATGATCTGTTGTTAAACTCTCTTACTCTCTCTCGCtctctttaatataaataaaattaagtaaacaaattaaactcTAAATGtccattttatacataaatttattaaacaaatcaataacAATTCGAATAAACCTTTTACTAATATCATCTTCTATATTGCTCCTCATTTAGAATTCCTTAACTGCGGACGGACAAAAGGAAGATTTCAGTGATTTACCACCGAATCAAAGACGCAAAAAGTTACAAGCAAAAATAGCTGAATTACAACAGAAAATCCAACAGGAAACTGCCGCACGAGATGGTCTCATGAAAATGAAAGTTGTCTATGAGGCCAATTCATCGTTGGGCAATCCCATGACAGTCGAAGGTCAATTAAATGAATCGGAACATAAACTGGAGAAATTGAAAATTGACTTGAAGAAATATCAAGGTTATTTAGAGAAAGCAAATCAAATACCCATGGCAAATAATAGTCCGCAAGCAAATCGCAATACGATGAACAATGGTCATCGGTCGTCGAGGTAGGATTCttctataaaacaataaatatatattgtgtATGTTAATAATACTTTTCTTCCCTTTACACAGGCATTCCAATGGTAGTACTGAGGACAACAATTACGACGGCGATTTCCAACAAGATGATGGTGGCAGTTTAAGCAGGTCAGATTCTGAGGATAATGTGGCGCAAATACAAAATGgccataataataacaataacggGTACACTCATAGAtctatgttttgaaaatttttcaaaaattgcatTTCTTCTTGTTATCTTTTTCCTTACTATTCTTCTTTATTCGTTTCAtttgttcatttcatttttatacgtttcatgttttcaaaattggtattttgtttttcgttctacaaataCTCAGTTACATTCATAACATAACTACATTGCAACGATATTTAAGGTGCCTTTAAATCTTAAGTCatttgaactagaattgaactagaactgaactataactcatctagaactgaactagaactgaactagaactgaactagaactgaactagaactgaactagaactgaactagaactgaactagaactgaactagaactgaactagaactgaactagaactgaactagaactaaactataactaaactagaactgaactagaattggactagaactgaactagaactgaaatagaacaaaactagaacaagaatttcaaaaatattttgtgttttcgTTTCATAACGTGAGGCCTTACATACAGTATTAACCCGTTAtcgattttaaataattctaaaaatttacaaaaaaaatgttaaacaattaacacacataaacacaaaattaaaagattaaaattattttgtttctaaataaaataaaaaaatccaacttaagaaaataaatcttttaacgAATATCCTTAAATTCTTTTCACGATCAACCCCAAACGGTTTAACTTCAGCAGTTCGGCTAGTCCTGAAAGTGGCTTAGGAACATCACACACCTCACTGCCGGGTTCGGGACAAGGAAGTGCAAACGAAAATGCCATGGGAGAAGAAACGTATTATGAAAGTGAACTAGAACCACTACAACCTCTGGGTACATGTCGAGCCTTATATCCATTTGAAGgtaagttttcaaataaa
Proteins encoded:
- the LOC111685604 gene encoding formin-binding protein 1-like isoform X3 — encoded protein: MSWGTELWDQYDNLAIHTNKGIEFLDKYANFIRDRLAIETEYAAKLRRLVKNYQPKKKEEEDNELTAMQAFRKVLNEISDLAGQREVVAESLQLQILQGISLLSKTLREERKKCLSNGTYLQQNLTTQLASLERAKRNYEKAYRDSEKAVENYKKADMDLNLSRAEVERYKNIMTAKIQQSDDAKNEYANQLQKTNNLQQQHYNELLPEVFNRLQELDEKRTRGIREFIIESANVESNVAPIIGRCLEGIVKAGEAINEREDSYKVIERYQSGFTPPQDIPFEDLSKQDTLDSSQDSHYNHPIQSSHLTVKGTLSANKLKKRVGIFNIFGSNKNSLTADGQKEDFSDLPPNQRRKKLQAKIAELQQKIQQETAARDGLMKMKVVYEANSSLGNPMTVEGQLNESEHKLEKLKIDLKKYQGYLEKANQIPMANNSPQANRNTMNNGHRSSRHSNGSTEDNNYDGDFQQDDGGSLSRSDSEDNVAQIQNGHNNNNNGSSASPESGLGTSHTSLPGSGQGSANENAMGEETYYESELEPLQPLGTCRALYPFEATSEGSIPMNEGEELQVIEIDQGDGWTRVRRMNNTNGWDEGFVPTSYIDCTLYS
- the LOC111685604 gene encoding formin-binding protein 1-like isoform X2, yielding MTSERKKVIMFQDFWDQYDNLAIHTNKGIEFLDKYANFIRDRLAIETEYAAKLRRLVKNYQPKKKEEEDNELTAMQAFRKVLNEISDLAGQREVVAESLQLQILQGISLLSKTLREERKKCLSNGTYLQQNLTTQLASLERAKRNYEKAYRDSEKAVENYKKADMDLNLSRAEVERYKNIMTAKIQQSDDAKNEYANQLQKTNNLQQQHYNELLPEVFNRLQELDEKRTRGIREFIIESANVESNVAPIIGRCLEGIVKAGEAINEREDSYKVIERYQSGFTPPQDIPFEDLSKQDTLDSSQDSHYNHPIQSSHLTVKGTLSANKLKKRVGIFNIFGSNKNSLTADGQKEDFSDLPPNQRRKKLQAKIAELQQKIQQETAARDGLMKMKVVYEANSSLGNPMTVEGQLNESEHKLEKLKIDLKKYQGYLEKANQIPMANNSPQANRNTMNNGHRSSRHSNGSTEDNNYDGDFQQDDGGSLSRSDSEDNVAQIQNGHNNNNNGSASPESGLGTSHTSLPGSGQGSANENAMGEETYYESELEPLQPLGTCRALYPFEATSEGSIPMNEGEELQVIEIDQGDGWTRVRRMNNTNGWDEGFVPTSYIDCTLYS
- the LOC111685604 gene encoding formin-binding protein 1-like isoform X6, translating into MTSERKKVIMFQDFWDQYDNLAIHTNKGIEFLDKYANFIRDRLAIETEYAAKLRRLVKNYQPKKKEEEDNELTAMQAFRKVLNEISDLAGQREVVAESLQLQILQGISLLSKTLREERKKCLSNGTYLQQNLTTQLASLERAKRNYEKAYRDSEKAVENYKKADMDLNLSRAEVERYKNIMTAKIQQSDDAKNEYANQLQKTNNLQQQHYNELLPEVFNRLQELDEKRTRGIREFIIESANVESNVAPIIGRCLEGIVKAGEAINEREDSYKVIERYQSGFTPPQDIPFEDLSKQDTLDSSQDSHYNHPIQSSHLTVKGTLSANKLKKRVGIFNIFGSNKNSLTADGQKEDFSDLPPNQRRKKLQAKIAELQQKIQQETAARDGLMKMKVVYEANSSLGNPMTVEGQLNESEHKLEKLKIDLKKYQGYLEKANQIPMANNSPQANRNTMNNGHRSSRHSNGSTEDNNYDGDFQQDDGGSLSSSSASPESGLGTSHTSLPGSGQGSANENAMGEETYYESELEPLQPLGTCRALYPFEATSEGSIPMNEGEELQVIEIDQGDGWTRVRRMNNTNGWDEGFVPTSYIDCTLYS
- the LOC111685604 gene encoding formin-binding protein 1-like isoform X1 — encoded protein: MTSERKKVIMFQDFWDQYDNLAIHTNKGIEFLDKYANFIRDRLAIETEYAAKLRRLVKNYQPKKKEEEDNELTAMQAFRKVLNEISDLAGQREVVAESLQLQILQGISLLSKTLREERKKCLSNGTYLQQNLTTQLASLERAKRNYEKAYRDSEKAVENYKKADMDLNLSRAEVERYKNIMTAKIQQSDDAKNEYANQLQKTNNLQQQHYNELLPEVFNRLQELDEKRTRGIREFIIESANVESNVAPIIGRCLEGIVKAGEAINEREDSYKVIERYQSGFTPPQDIPFEDLSKQDTLDSSQDSHYNHPIQSSHLTVKGTLSANKLKKRVGIFNIFGSNKNSLTADGQKEDFSDLPPNQRRKKLQAKIAELQQKIQQETAARDGLMKMKVVYEANSSLGNPMTVEGQLNESEHKLEKLKIDLKKYQGYLEKANQIPMANNSPQANRNTMNNGHRSSRHSNGSTEDNNYDGDFQQDDGGSLSRSDSEDNVAQIQNGHNNNNNGSSASPESGLGTSHTSLPGSGQGSANENAMGEETYYESELEPLQPLGTCRALYPFEATSEGSIPMNEGEELQVIEIDQGDGWTRVRRMNNTNGWDEGFVPTSYIDCTLYS
- the LOC111685604 gene encoding formin-binding protein 1-like isoform X8, with product MSWGTELWDQYDNLAIHTNKGIEFLDKYANFIRDRLAIETEYAAKLRRLVKNYQPKKKEEEDNELTAMQAFRKVLNEISDLAGQREVVAESLQLQILQGISLLSKTLREERKKCLSNGTYLQQNLTTQLASLERAKRNYEKAYRDSEKAVENYKKADMDLNLSRAEVERYKNIMTAKIQQSDDAKNEYANQLQKTNNLQQQHYNELLPEVFNRLQELDEKRTRGIREFIIESANVESNVAPIIGRCLEGIVKAGEAINEREDSYKVIERYQSGFTPPQDIPFEDLSKQDTLDSSQDSHYNHPIQSSHLTVKGTLSANKLKKRVGIFNIFGSNKNSLTADGQKEDFSDLPPNQRRKKLQAKIAELQQKIQQETAARDGLMKMKVVYEANSSLGNPMTVEGQLNESEHKLEKLKIDLKKYQGYLEKANQIPMANNSPQANRNTMNNGHRSSRHSNGSTEDNNYDGDFQQDDGGSLSSSSASPESGLGTSHTSLPGSGQGSANENAMGEETYYESELEPLQPLGTCRALYPFEATSEGSIPMNEGEELQVIEIDQGDGWTRVRRMNNTNGWDEGFVPTSYIDCTLYS
- the LOC111685604 gene encoding formin-binding protein 1-like isoform X5, whose product is MTSERKKVIMFQDFWDQYDNLAIHTNKGIEFLDKYANFIRDRLAIETEYAAKLRRLVKNYQPKKKEEEDNELTAMQAFRKVLNEISDLAGQREVVAESLQLQILQGISLLSKTLREERKKCLSNGTYLQQNLTTQLASLERAKRNYEKAYRDSEKAVENYKKADMDLNLSRAEVERYKNIMTAKIQQSDDAKNEYANQLQKTNNLQQQHYNELLPEVFNRLQELDEKRTRGIREFIIESANVESNVAPIIGRCLEGIVKAGEAINEREDSYKVIERYQSGFTPPQDIPFEDLSKQDTLDSSQDSHYNHPIQSSHLTVKGTLSANKLKKRVGIFNIFGSNKEDFSDLPPNQRRKKLQAKIAELQQKIQQETAARDGLMKMKVVYEANSSLGNPMTVEGQLNESEHKLEKLKIDLKKYQGYLEKANQIPMANNSPQANRNTMNNGHRSSRHSNGSTEDNNYDGDFQQDDGGSLSRSDSEDNVAQIQNGHNNNNNGSSASPESGLGTSHTSLPGSGQGSANENAMGEETYYESELEPLQPLGTCRALYPFEATSEGSIPMNEGEELQVIEIDQGDGWTRVRRMNNTNGWDEGFVPTSYIDCTLYS
- the LOC111685604 gene encoding formin-binding protein 1-like isoform X4, producing the protein MSWGTELWDQYDNLAIHTNKGIEFLDKYANFIRDRLAIETEYAAKLRRLVKNYQPKKKEEEDNELTAMQAFRKVLNEISDLAGQREVVAESLQLQILQGISLLSKTLREERKKCLSNGTYLQQNLTTQLASLERAKRNYEKAYRDSEKAVENYKKADMDLNLSRAEVERYKNIMTAKIQQSDDAKNEYANQLQKTNNLQQQHYNELLPEVFNRLQELDEKRTRGIREFIIESANVESNVAPIIGRCLEGIVKAGEAINEREDSYKVIERYQSGFTPPQDIPFEDLSKQDTLDSSQDSHYNHPIQSSHLTVKGTLSANKLKKRVGIFNIFGSNKNSLTADGQKEDFSDLPPNQRRKKLQAKIAELQQKIQQETAARDGLMKMKVVYEANSSLGNPMTVEGQLNESEHKLEKLKIDLKKYQGYLEKANQIPMANNSPQANRNTMNNGHRSSRHSNGSTEDNNYDGDFQQDDGGSLSRSDSEDNVAQIQNGHNNNNNGSASPESGLGTSHTSLPGSGQGSANENAMGEETYYESELEPLQPLGTCRALYPFEATSEGSIPMNEGEELQVIEIDQGDGWTRVRRMNNTNGWDEGFVPTSYIDCTLYS
- the LOC111685604 gene encoding cdc42-interacting protein 4 homolog isoform X7, whose protein sequence is MTSERKKVIMFQDFWDQYDNLAIHTNKGIEFLDKYANFIRDRLAIETEYAAKLRRLVKNYQPKKKEEEDNELTAMQAFRKVLNEISDLAGQREVVAESLQLQILQGISLLSKTLREERKKCLSNGTYLQQNLTTQLASLERAKRNYEKAYRDSEKAVENYKKADMDLNLSRAEVERYKNIMTAKIQQSDDAKNEYANQLQKTNNLQQQHYNELLPEVFNRLQELDEKRTRGIREFIIESANVESNVAPIIGRCLEGIVKAGEAINEREDSYKVIERYQSGFTPPQDIPFEDLSKQDTLDSSQDSHYNHPIQSSHLTVKGTLSANKLKKRVGIFNIFGSNKNSLTADGQKEDFSDLPPNQRRKKLQAKIAELQQKIQQETAARDGLMKMKVVYEANSSLGNPMTVEGQLNESEHKLEKLKIDLKKYQGYLEKANQIPMANNSPQANRNTMNNGHRSSRHSNGSTEDNNYDGDFQQDDGGSLSSSASPESGLGTSHTSLPGSGQGSANENAMGEETYYESELEPLQPLGTCRALYPFEATSEGSIPMNEGEELQVIEIDQGDGWTRVRRMNNTNGWDEGFVPTSYIDCTLYS